The stretch of DNA GCAGTTTATTTGCGTTAGAAGTATGCAATAAATTTGATATGCTGTTATTGCAAATTACAACCAGGAGAATATAATGAAAAAGATCATTTCTATCTTAATCGTGCTCTTGATTTCTTTCTCGATGGCTAATGGCCAGGTGCGCTGCCTGACGCCGTTATTCGAGCAAAGCAAGCTTGATCTCTACAATGCTTTCGGCGGCTCGAAAGGGCCATCGGTAGGAAGCAAGGATATAACCCTTCATGAAGTAGGCGATACTGCGACATTCTGGAACTGGGACCTTACGGTGATGCCGCCTGAGTGGGTACAGATAGCCGCCACTTGCCGAGCGGTAACCGAGTATTCATATATTTTCGTTGCCAATAACCAATGGAATGTCAACATGGATTCTACCGATGTTGCGATGGCGGCGTACTATTGGGAGGAGGGCACCTATAACGATTCCACTGCCGGCATCTATGAACTTGATACGGAGAATTTCGGTTTGCCGCCGGATGAAATCGATAATGATGATCATATCTATATTTTCTACAGCGCGCTGGGTTCATACCAGGGTTCGGTTTTTGACGGTTATTTCTCTGTTTACAATGAATATACCGAGGAGGAAGCCCAGCAGATGGGCGGCCATTCCAACGAGGTTGAGATGTTTTATATGTCATGTCATCCCGGCAACCCGGTTTCGCCGCTAAGAATATCGGTGCTGGCGCACGAGTTCCAGCATATGATACACTGGGCGGCTGACCCTAATGAGGAAACATGGGTTGATGAGGGTTGTGCTGAGTATGCTATGCTGTTGTTTGGCGTACCCGACCCATTGGTTGATTTTCCGAGTAATCCCGATGATGATTTAACCGTATGGGACAGCCATTTCAGCGACTATATCCAGACTTTTATGTTCTTCACCTACCTTGCCGATCATTACGGCGGTGCGGAGATGATATATAATGTAGTTCAGGATCCCCAGAATTCATATTTTGGCGTTCAAAGCGCGCTATATAATATGGGGCACGATATTACTTTTGAACAACTCTTTGTCGATTGGGCAGCTGCTAATTTTTATCATGGCCGGGGCGGCGCCGATTCACCTGAGCCAGACAGTCAGTATATCTATTATTCGATAGACCCGCCGGCATTTAGCACGACCGATTGGCATACCAATTATCCGGCCGGACCAAATAACAGAGGTGTCAATCATTGGGCGGCTGATTATATAGTGTTTGGCAATCCTAATGAAATTGAAGGCAGACTTGTAATATCTTTTGAAGGAAATACTGGCCTGAATTATGGTTTGGGGAGTATTGAGAATTACAATTCCGGCATAATGCAAGCCGACAATTATTATCCGATTAATAATAACTGGACAGGCAGTGTCTATAATTTCAATGATTTTAATTATTTTGCCCTGATGGTTTGCGGACCTGCCAGCTACGGCAATTTTGACTACACTTATGAAGCGGAAATCACTACCGGCATCAATGACGCCCCTATACCGGATGATGGTTTCACTCTGGGACCTCTCTATCCGAATCCGTTCAATCAGAATACGCTGATTGAGTTTTCCCTGCCGCAAGGTCGGGAGGCATCGATTGACATATACGATATCGGCGGCCGTATGGTGCGTCAGTGGCATATTGCCGGCGACAATAAAACCGGGCAGTTAATCTGGGATGGCAAGAACGCTATGGGCAAGGATGTCGTTTCGGGCATGTATTTCATCAGGCTGACGGATGGCGAGGAGAGTCGGGTTGTTAGGGGTGTGTTGTTGAAATAGAGAGGAAAAGTTACAATTTTTATCACTACTGTCCGGCTTTTTGTCCGCCTTAGGCGGATGCAATAATGATGTCATTCCCTCGCCGCGGCGGGGGAAGCCGGAGATTGGTCGTGCCTATACCTCCTGCCGGCTGGCGGGCATGGTATTTTTATCATCCGCCATTGGTTTGGCAAACAACTTTCAAGTTGACACTGCCAGACACCGTGATTATATTCCACGCTATGCTGGCAAAAGTATTTTCCTCAGCCTTATTGGGTATAGAATCGTATAT from Candidatus Zixiibacteriota bacterium encodes:
- a CDS encoding T9SS type A sorting domain-containing protein → MKKIISILIVLLISFSMANGQVRCLTPLFEQSKLDLYNAFGGSKGPSVGSKDITLHEVGDTATFWNWDLTVMPPEWVQIAATCRAVTEYSYIFVANNQWNVNMDSTDVAMAAYYWEEGTYNDSTAGIYELDTENFGLPPDEIDNDDHIYIFYSALGSYQGSVFDGYFSVYNEYTEEEAQQMGGHSNEVEMFYMSCHPGNPVSPLRISVLAHEFQHMIHWAADPNEETWVDEGCAEYAMLLFGVPDPLVDFPSNPDDDLTVWDSHFSDYIQTFMFFTYLADHYGGAEMIYNVVQDPQNSYFGVQSALYNMGHDITFEQLFVDWAAANFYHGRGGADSPEPDSQYIYYSIDPPAFSTTDWHTNYPAGPNNRGVNHWAADYIVFGNPNEIEGRLVISFEGNTGLNYGLGSIENYNSGIMQADNYYPINNNWTGSVYNFNDFNYFALMVCGPASYGNFDYTYEAEITTGINDAPIPDDGFTLGPLYPNPFNQNTLIEFSLPQGREASIDIYDIGGRMVRQWHIAGDNKTGQLIWDGKNAMGKDVVSGMYFIRLTDGEESRVVRGVLLK